A single region of the Pygocentrus nattereri isolate fPygNat1 chromosome 27, fPygNat1.pri, whole genome shotgun sequence genome encodes:
- the psmb2 gene encoding proteasome subunit beta type-2, whose protein sequence is MEYLIGIQGPDFVLVAADNVAAHSIIQIKHDYDKMFKLSEKILLLCVGEAGDTVQFAEYIQKNVQLYKMRNGYELSPAAAANFTRKNLADYLRSRTPYHVNLLLAGYDATDGPGLYYMDYLSALAQAPFAAHGYGAFLTLSILDRYYRPDLTRDEAVELLKKCVEELNKRFILNLRSFTVRLIDKEGIHDLEKLPLV, encoded by the exons ATGGAGTACTTAATTGGAATCCAGGGTCCGGATTTCGTCTTAGTTGCGGCTGATAACGTGGCCGCCCACAGCATCATCCAGATCAAACACG ATTATGACAAAATGTTCAAACTGAGCGAGAAGATCCTGTTGCTGTGTGTCGGCGAGGCGGGTGATACAGTACAGTTCGCAGAGTACATTCAGAAAAACGTTCAGCTCTACAAAATGAGGAATG ggTATGAGCTCAGTCCAGCTGCTGCGGCAAACTTCACCAGGAAGAACTTGGCTGACTATCTGCGCAGCAgg ACTCCGTATCATGTGAACCTGCTATTGGCTGGTTATGATGCAACTGACGGGCCTGGACTGTATTATATGGATTATCTCTCGGCGCTGGCCCAAGCCCCGTTTGCTGCACATGGATATGGAGCCTTTCTCACTCTGTCCATCCTGGACAGATACTATAGACCAG ATCTGACGCGGGATGAGGCTGTAGAGCTCCTGAAGAAGTGTGTAGAAGAG CTCAACAAGCGCTTCATCCTGAACTTGCGATCTTTCACTGTTCGTTTGATTGACAAGGAAGGCATTCATGACCTGGAGAAGCTTCCTCTGGTGTAG
- the tfap2e gene encoding transcription factor AP-2-epsilon isoform X1 yields the protein MLWKSRAKTDPYCIQAPERADGVSGSSPPSRLPQLSSFSAAPPLCHTPASDFQPPYFPPPYPQASLPYPQSQDASYPHLPDPYQSLSSLHAPQHLPQHLPPQQQQHQQQQQQWLSQRSRAEDGGLLSPTLRRDYASVPRLLHGLGEDGPLAMHHGVDDLQGMEEASSLGILDHSVIKKVPVPSKLNGSALSVLSLGKDGLGLGGISNPGEVFCSVPGRLSLLSSTSKYKVTVGEVQRRLSPPECLNASLLGGVLRRAKSKNGGRCLRERLEKIGLNLPAGRRKAANVTLLTALVEGEAVHLARDFGYVCETEFPARATAEYLCRQSDPEQLPTRRSMLLATKEICKEFVDLMSQDRSPLGASRPTPCLEPGVQGSLTHFSLLTHGFGTPAICAALSAFQSYLLEAVKLLDKGEGGGKGHQEKELKHRK from the exons atgcTGTGGAAGTCCAGAGCTAAGACTGACCCCTACTGCATACAG GCTCCTGAGCGGGCTGATGGAGTGTCCGGCTCCTCTCCTCCGTCCCGCCTCCCTCAGCTGTCCTCCTTCTCCGCGGCTCCTCCGCTGTGCCACACTCCAGCCTCGGACTTCCAGCCGCCCTACTTCCCGCCGCCGTACCCGCAGGCCTCTCTGCCGTACCCTCAGAGCCAGGACGCGTCCTACCCGCACCTCCCGGACCCCTACCAGTCCCTCAGCTCTCTGCACGCCCCCCAGCACCTGCCCCAGCACCTGCCcccccagcagcagcagcaccaacagcagcagcagcagtggctGTCCCAGCGGAGCCGCGCCGAGGACGGGGGTCTGCTGTCCCCCACACTGCGCCGGGACTACGCCAGCGTGCCCCGCCTGCTGCACGGGCTTGGCGAGGATGGACCGCTCGCAATGCATCACGGGGTGGACGACCTCCAG GGGATGGAGGAGGCCTCGTCTCTGGGGATCCTGGACCATTCTGTCATCAAGAAAG TTCCTGTCCCCTCTAAGCTGAATGGCTCTGCTCTATCCGTCCTGTCACTGGGTAAAGATGGCCTGGGCCTGGGTGGAATTTCTAACCCCGGTGAAGTTTTCTGCTCCGTTCCTGGACGCCTGTCTCTCCTCAGCTCCACCTCCAAGTATAAGGTGACAGTGGGAGAGGTCCAGAGGAGGCTGAGCCCACCTGAGTGCCTCAACGCCTCACTGTTAGGAGGAGTCCTGCGGAG AGCCAAGTCAAAGAATGGCGGCCGCTGCCTCCGTGAACGTCTGGAGAAGATCGGCTTGAACCTGCCCGCCGGCCGCCGCAAAGCAGCTAATGTCACACTCCTCACGGCACTGGTggaag GTGAAGCGGTGCACTTGGCGCGGGACTTTGGCtatgtgtgtgagacagagttCCCAGCCAGAGCCACAGCAGAGTACTTATGCAGGCAGAGCGATCCCGAGCAGCTGCCCACACGGCGGAGCATGCTGCTGGCCACCAA GGAGATCTGTAAGGAGTTTGTTGACCTGATGTCCCAGGACAGGTCGCCGCTGGGGGCCAGTCGGCCCACGCCATGCCTGGAGCCCGGGGTGCAGGGCAGCCTGACCCACTTCAGCCTCCTGACCCACGGCTTTGGCACGCCGGCCATCTGCGCCGCCCTCTCGGCCTTCCAGAGCTACTTGCTGGAGGCTGTCAAACTCCTGGACAAAGGCGAGGGAGGTGGCAAGGGCCATCAGGAGAAGGAGCTCAAACACCGTAAATGA
- the tfap2e gene encoding transcription factor AP-2-epsilon isoform X2, translated as MLVHTYPATAPERADGVSGSSPPSRLPQLSSFSAAPPLCHTPASDFQPPYFPPPYPQASLPYPQSQDASYPHLPDPYQSLSSLHAPQHLPQHLPPQQQQHQQQQQQWLSQRSRAEDGGLLSPTLRRDYASVPRLLHGLGEDGPLAMHHGVDDLQGMEEASSLGILDHSVIKKVPVPSKLNGSALSVLSLGKDGLGLGGISNPGEVFCSVPGRLSLLSSTSKYKVTVGEVQRRLSPPECLNASLLGGVLRRAKSKNGGRCLRERLEKIGLNLPAGRRKAANVTLLTALVEGEAVHLARDFGYVCETEFPARATAEYLCRQSDPEQLPTRRSMLLATKEICKEFVDLMSQDRSPLGASRPTPCLEPGVQGSLTHFSLLTHGFGTPAICAALSAFQSYLLEAVKLLDKGEGGGKGHQEKELKHRK; from the exons ATGCTGGTGCACACCTACCCGGCCACG GCTCCTGAGCGGGCTGATGGAGTGTCCGGCTCCTCTCCTCCGTCCCGCCTCCCTCAGCTGTCCTCCTTCTCCGCGGCTCCTCCGCTGTGCCACACTCCAGCCTCGGACTTCCAGCCGCCCTACTTCCCGCCGCCGTACCCGCAGGCCTCTCTGCCGTACCCTCAGAGCCAGGACGCGTCCTACCCGCACCTCCCGGACCCCTACCAGTCCCTCAGCTCTCTGCACGCCCCCCAGCACCTGCCCCAGCACCTGCCcccccagcagcagcagcaccaacagcagcagcagcagtggctGTCCCAGCGGAGCCGCGCCGAGGACGGGGGTCTGCTGTCCCCCACACTGCGCCGGGACTACGCCAGCGTGCCCCGCCTGCTGCACGGGCTTGGCGAGGATGGACCGCTCGCAATGCATCACGGGGTGGACGACCTCCAG GGGATGGAGGAGGCCTCGTCTCTGGGGATCCTGGACCATTCTGTCATCAAGAAAG TTCCTGTCCCCTCTAAGCTGAATGGCTCTGCTCTATCCGTCCTGTCACTGGGTAAAGATGGCCTGGGCCTGGGTGGAATTTCTAACCCCGGTGAAGTTTTCTGCTCCGTTCCTGGACGCCTGTCTCTCCTCAGCTCCACCTCCAAGTATAAGGTGACAGTGGGAGAGGTCCAGAGGAGGCTGAGCCCACCTGAGTGCCTCAACGCCTCACTGTTAGGAGGAGTCCTGCGGAG AGCCAAGTCAAAGAATGGCGGCCGCTGCCTCCGTGAACGTCTGGAGAAGATCGGCTTGAACCTGCCCGCCGGCCGCCGCAAAGCAGCTAATGTCACACTCCTCACGGCACTGGTggaag GTGAAGCGGTGCACTTGGCGCGGGACTTTGGCtatgtgtgtgagacagagttCCCAGCCAGAGCCACAGCAGAGTACTTATGCAGGCAGAGCGATCCCGAGCAGCTGCCCACACGGCGGAGCATGCTGCTGGCCACCAA GGAGATCTGTAAGGAGTTTGTTGACCTGATGTCCCAGGACAGGTCGCCGCTGGGGGCCAGTCGGCCCACGCCATGCCTGGAGCCCGGGGTGCAGGGCAGCCTGACCCACTTCAGCCTCCTGACCCACGGCTTTGGCACGCCGGCCATCTGCGCCGCCCTCTCGGCCTTCCAGAGCTACTTGCTGGAGGCTGTCAAACTCCTGGACAAAGGCGAGGGAGGTGGCAAGGGCCATCAGGAGAAGGAGCTCAAACACCGTAAATGA